Proteins encoded within one genomic window of Solea senegalensis isolate Sse05_10M linkage group LG11, IFAPA_SoseM_1, whole genome shotgun sequence:
- the LOC122776868 gene encoding dynein regulatory complex protein 10-like: protein MEFSELPSDAERIIQCVDDLKKKLLSVEAQRISRIWENCISQIEIVATLPADLHIVSSDMDKELIKKLKKHQLACERLERETQEGLEQESEGEATKARSHLDKDVQSSVRDVLRFLRSHPDAIFGLRAEQSMEAGESENKLIRELKGFHSHMLNKLLTSPFEESQSTLQNMAITPLQQVLHDLEHTSSQEAEVAKAIKQIHIKIIQKTAEVENLRQQFSMLSITDEKYQRHHHASEEKASMQEKIDHLKIQLNILKQENTAALVILHKEDEKVEKILDLRQTFDNDVEEKEVTLQQEKSHRKKVEEEEELGMQGTLQQQLVSQLKDKKDQLQSTSLEKRARMQQRIDQLEIQVEKLKKENSEGEFALQRKNDEVEKIKTNLRQTFDKEHEIKQDKLETEELDNEKELNKLRKLENAFSVIEEEFNQIEERLAEEQRRKEQLKIQIKAVIIAQSWWRGYKTRKALRNKVESEVGEVKGKKKKGGKKGGKKGKSKKKK from the coding sequence ATGGAGTTCTCGGAGTTACCTAGTGATGCGGAAAGAATAATTCAGTGTGTGGATGATCTGAAGAAAAAGCTCCTCTCTGTGGAGGCGCAGCGAATCTCGCGCATATGGGAAAACTGCATCAGTCAAATTGAGATTGTGGCAACTCTGCCCGCCGACCTCCACATCGTTTCAAGTGACATGGATAAAGAGCTGATcaaaaaacttaaaaagcaTCAACTAGCGTGTGAAcgactggagagagagacacaagagGGTCTCGAGCAGGAGTCAGAGGGAGAAGCGACAAAGGCAAGGTCCCATCTTGACAAAGACGTCCAGAGTTCTGTCCGGGATGTGCTCCGGTTTCTCCGCTCACATCCAGATGCCATATTTGGTTTGAGGGCAGAACAAAGTATGGAAGCGGGAGAGAGTGAGAACAAACTAATTAGAGAGCTTAAGGGGTTTCACAGCCATATGCTAAACAAATTACTCACCAGTCCATTTGAGGAGTCACAGTCCACCCTCCAAAATATGGCAATTACACCTCTGCAGCAAGTCCTCCATGATCTGGAGCACACGTCTTCACAGGAAGCAGAAGTAGCCAAAGCCATCAAGCAAATACATATCAAGATTATTCAGAAAACTGCTGAGGTTGAAAATCTGCGGCAACAATTTTCAATGTTATCAATCACAGATGAGAAGTATCAGCGGCATCATCACGCGTCAGAGGAAAAGGCAAGTATGCAAGAGAAAATCGATCATCTCAAGATTCAGCTCAACATTTTAAAGCAGGAGAACACAGCGGCATTGGTAATACTCCACAAGGAAGATGAGAAAGTGGAGAAAATACTTGACTTGCGCCAAACATTTGATAACGATGTAGAAGAAAAGGAGGTGACCTTGCAGCAGGAGAAAAGTCATCGTaaaaaggtggaggaggaggaggagttgggGATGCAAGGCACTTTGCAGCAACAATTGGTGTCACAACTCAAAGACAAGAAGGATCAGCTACAAAGCACTTCATTGGAGAAACGGGCACGTATGCAACAGAGGATTGATCAACTGGAGATTCAGGTCGAAAAGCTAAAAAAGGAGAACTCAGAAGGGGAGTTCGCGCTGCAACGGAAAAATGACgaagtggagaaaataaaaacaaacctgcgCCAAACCTTCGACAAAgagcatgaaataaaacaggacaaaCTGGAGACGGAGGAACTTGATAATGAAAAAGAGCTGAACAAGTTGAGGAAGCTAGAAAACGCCTTTTCTGTGATAGAGGAGGAGTTCAACCAGATCGAGGAGAGGCTGGCGGAGGAGCAGAGGCGGAAGGAGCAGCTGAAGATACAGATCAAAGCTGTTATTATTGCCCAATCGTGGTGGAGAGGCTACAAAACTCGCAAGGCCTTAAGGAACAAGGTCGAAAGTGAAGTGGGCGAAGTAAAgggcaaaaagaagaaaggtgGAAAGAAGGGCGGCAAAAAAGGcaaatccaaaaagaaaaaataa
- the lrrc38a gene encoding leucine-rich repeat-containing protein 38, whose amino-acid sequence MSPCINWLQPLLALISSTLLARGHNCPSHCSCPDHHTVDCTGKGLTRVPDSIPLNVRRLLLSNNWIPWIPSDFLVLYSDLVYLDLRNNSLTKMDPGTLSTSSRLVFLDLGNNNLTDIPSGTFGESRSLIKLRMGNNPYLTVVGKDAFMGLTSLRELDLERNGFTELDVRVLEPLSSLQMLRLEGNPWLCNCHFAKLFVWLTENSHKLPSGMEGIECALPLLGRRIPLSLLSEDSFRQCHGNLTLMDYLIVIFSGICVSVAAIVASFFLASTVHCFQRLSKGSNGDEEDGNQ is encoded by the exons ATGTCACCATGCATTAACTGGCTGCAGCCTCTCCTCGCTTTGATCTCCTCCACTTTGCTCGCACGAGGCCACAACTGTCCGTCCCACTGCTCGTGTCCAGACCACCACACCGTGGACTGCACTGGCAAAGGTCTCACAAGAGTCCCCGACTCCATTCCTCTGAATGTTCGTCGTCTGCTGCTCTCCAACAACTGGATTCCTTGGATCCCATCAGACTTCCTGGTCCTCTACAGTGATCTCGTCTATCTGGATCTGAGAAATAACTCCCTCACCAAAATGGACCCAGGAACCCTGAGTACATCCTCCAGATTAGTCTTCCTGGACCTAGGGAACAATAACCTGACAGATATTCCTTCAGGAACATTTGGGGAATCCAGAAGTTTGATCAAATTGCGAATGGGGAACAACCCCTATCTAACTGTGGTGGGTAAGGATGCTTTTATGGGCTTGACTTCCTTGAGGGAGCTGGATCTGGAGAGAAATGGCTTCACAGAGCTGGATGTCAGAGTCCTCGAACCCCTGTCTTCCCTTCAGATGCTTCGACTCGAGGGGAACCCCTGGCTCTGCAACTGCCACTTTGCCAAGCTTTTTGTGTGGCTGACAGAAAACAGCCACAAGCTGCCTTCAG GTATGGAGGGGATCGAGTGCGCTCTGCCTCTGCTTGGACGTCGCATTCCCCTCAGCTTGCTCTCTGAGGACAGTTTCAGGCAGTGCCATGGTAACCTCACCCTCATGGACTACCTCATTGTCATTTTCTCTGGCATATGCGTGTCAGTGGCAGCCATCGTAGCCAGTTTCTTCCTCGCTTCCACAGTCCACTGTTTCCAGCGACTCAGCAAAGGCAGcaatggagacgaggaggaCGGGAACCAATGA